The Aquila chrysaetos chrysaetos chromosome 16, bAquChr1.4, whole genome shotgun sequence genome has a segment encoding these proteins:
- the ZDHHC5 gene encoding palmitoyltransferase ZDHHC5 isoform X2, which translates to MPAASGKRFKPSKYVPVSAAAIFLVGATTLFFAFTCPGLSLYVSPVIPVYNAVVFLFVLANFSMATFMDPGIFPRAEEDEDKEDDFRAPLYKTVEIKGIQVRMKWCATCRFYRPPRCSHCSVCDNCVEEFDHHCPWVNNCIGRRNYRYFFLFLLSLTTHIMGVFGFGLLYVLYQVEELSGVRMAVTMVVMCVAGLFFIPVAGLTGFHVVLVARGRTTNEQVTGKFRGGVNPFTNGCCKNVSRVLCSSPAPRYLGRPKAEQTVLVRPPFLRPEVSDGQITVKIMDNGIQTELKRTKSKGSLEVTESQSADAEPPPPPKPDLSRYTGLRTHLTLATNEDSSLLGKDSPPTPTMYKYRPGYSSSSSSAALPHSTSAKLSRVNSLKEPNSICESSRKPSYRSEPSLEPESFRSPTFGKSFHFDPLSSGSRSSSLKSAQGTGFEMGHLQSIRSEGTTSTSYKSLVNQTRNGSLSYDSLLTPSDSPDFESVQAGPEPDPPVGYTSPFLSARIAQQRETDLHGRFAGAVSPKHVPPREPSPVRYDNLSRHIVASIPEREKLLQQPTALGREEDAGLVDSGIQSTPGSSNAPRTSSSSDDSKRSPLGKNPLTRPAPPRFGKPEPPQALRVRSLGSPDQPATPHLGKSVSYSSQKPASQASVPEMEEVALQPLLAPKDEVQMRTAYSKSNGQAKSLGSAPPGPGQVPLSSPTRGGVKKVSGVGGTTYEISV; encoded by the exons ATGCCAGCAGCATCTGGAAAGAGATTCAAACCCAGCAAATACGTCCCGGTCTCAGCTGCTGCCATCTTCCTAGTGGGAGCCACCACCCTCTTCTTTGCCTTCAC GTGCCCAGGGCTCAGTCTGTACGTCTCCCCAGTCATTCCTGTCTACAATGCCGTTGTCTTCCTCTTCGTGCTGGCCAACTTCAGTATGGCCACCTTCATGGACCCAGGCATATTCCCGCGAG CTGAGGAGGACGAGGACAAGGAGGACGACTTCCGAGCTCCGCTTTACAAGACAGTGGAGATCAAGGGCATTCAGGTGCGCATGAAATGGTGTGCGACCTGCCGCTTCTACCGGCCGCCACGCTGCTCCCACTGCAGCGTCTGCGACAACTGTGTGGAG GAGTTTGACCATCACTGCCCCTGGGTCAACAACTGCATTGGGCGGCGCAACTACCGttacttcttcctcttcttgctGTCGCTCACCACGCACATCATGGGAGTGTTTGGCTTCGGCCTTCTGTACGTCCTCTACCAGGTGGAGGAGCTCTCCGGCGTCCGCATGGCGGTCAC CATGGTGGTGATGTGTGTGGCCGGCTTATTCTTCATTCCCGTCGCTGGCCTTACGGGGTTCCATGTGGTGCTTGTGGCAAGGGGCCGTACTACCAACGAACAG GTGACGGGCAAGTTCCGTGGTGGCGTCAACCCTTTCACCAATGGTTGCTGTAAAAACGTCAGCCGGGTCCTCTGCAGCTCCCCGGCCCCCAG GTACCTCGGGCGCCCGAAGGCTGAGCAGACGGTGCTGGTGAGACCCCCCTTCTTGCGGCCCGAGGTGTCAGATGGTCAGATCACTGTCAAGATCATGGACAACGGTATCCAGACAGAGCTGAAGAGGACGAAG TCCAAAGGAAGCCTGGAGGTGACGGAGAGCCAGTCTGCTGACGCCGAACCGCCACCCCCACCTAAGCCAGACCTCAGCCGCTACACGGGCCTGAGGACACACTTAACCCTGGCCACCAACGAGG ACAGCAGCTTGCTAGGCAAGGACAGCCCCCCGACTCCCACCATGTACAAGTACCGGCCCggctacagcagcagcagcagctcagcggCCTTGCCCCACTCCACCAGCGCCAAG CTGAGCCGAGTGAACAGCCTGAAGGAGCCCAACTCCATCTGCGAGAGCAGCCGCAAGCCCAGCTACCGCTCGGAGCCAAGCCTGGAGCCCGAGAGCTTCCGCTCGCCCACCTTCGGCAAGAGCTTTCACTTTGACCCGCTCTCCAGCGGCTCCCGCTCCTCCAGCCTCAAGTCGGCCCAGGGCACAGGCTTTGAGATGGGCCACCTCCAGTCCATCCGCTCGGAGGGCACCACCTCCACCTCCTACAAGAGCCTGGTGAACCAGACGCGCAATGGCAGCCTGTCGTACGACAGCCTGCTCACGCCCTCCGACAGCCCTGACTTCGAGTCGGTGCAGGCGGGCCCGGAGCCCGACCCGCCGGTGGGTTACACCTCACCCTTCCTCTCGGCCCGCATCGCCCAGCAGAGAGAGACCGACCTGCATGGCCGCTTTGCCGGCGCCGTCTCCCCCAAACACGTGCCGCCCCGTGAGCCCTCGCCCGTGCGCTATGACAATCTCTCCCGCCACATCGTGGCCTCCATTCCGGAGcgggagaagctgctgcagcagccgacggccctgggcagggaggaggacgCGGGGCTGGTGGACTCAGGCATCCAGTCGACGCCGGGTTCCAGCAACGCCCCCCGCACCAGCTCTTCCTCGGACGATTCGAAGCGCTCACCCCTGGGCAAGAACCCGCTcacccgcccggccccgccacgCTTCGGCAAGCCTGAGCCCCCCCAGGCGCTCCGGGTGCGCTCCCTGGGCTCACCCGACCAGCCTGCCACCCCCCACCTGGGCAAATCCGTGTCTTACAGCAGCCAAAAACCAGCGTCTCAGGCCAGCGTCCCCGAGATGGAGGAGGTGGCCTTGCAGCCCTTACTGGCACCAAA ggaCGAGGTGCAGATGAGAACAGCCTACAGCAAGTCCAATGGGCAGGCCAAGAGCCTGGGCTCAGCCCCCCCGGGCCCGGGGCAGGTGCCCCTCAGCAGCCCCACCCGTGGAGGAGTCAAGAAGGTCTCTGGCGTGGGGGGGACCACCTATGAGATCTCGGTATGA
- the ZDHHC5 gene encoding palmitoyltransferase ZDHHC5 isoform X1 encodes MPAASGKRFKPSKYVPVSAAAIFLVGATTLFFAFTCPGLSLYVSPVIPVYNAVVFLFVLANFSMATFMDPGIFPRAEEDEDKEDDFRAPLYKTVEIKGIQVRMKWCATCRFYRPPRCSHCSVCDNCVEEFDHHCPWVNNCIGRRNYRYFFLFLLSLTTHIMGVFGFGLLYVLYQVEELSGVRMAVTMVVMCVAGLFFIPVAGLTGFHVVLVARGRTTNEQVTGKFRGGVNPFTNGCCKNVSRVLCSSPAPRYLGRPKAEQTVLVRPPFLRPEVSDGQITVKIMDNGIQTELKRTKVRKVGISAPCVGALHGAQGCKPASSKGSLEVTESQSADAEPPPPPKPDLSRYTGLRTHLTLATNEDSSLLGKDSPPTPTMYKYRPGYSSSSSSAALPHSTSAKLSRVNSLKEPNSICESSRKPSYRSEPSLEPESFRSPTFGKSFHFDPLSSGSRSSSLKSAQGTGFEMGHLQSIRSEGTTSTSYKSLVNQTRNGSLSYDSLLTPSDSPDFESVQAGPEPDPPVGYTSPFLSARIAQQRETDLHGRFAGAVSPKHVPPREPSPVRYDNLSRHIVASIPEREKLLQQPTALGREEDAGLVDSGIQSTPGSSNAPRTSSSSDDSKRSPLGKNPLTRPAPPRFGKPEPPQALRVRSLGSPDQPATPHLGKSVSYSSQKPASQASVPEMEEVALQPLLAPKDEVQMRTAYSKSNGQAKSLGSAPPGPGQVPLSSPTRGGVKKVSGVGGTTYEISV; translated from the exons ATGCCAGCAGCATCTGGAAAGAGATTCAAACCCAGCAAATACGTCCCGGTCTCAGCTGCTGCCATCTTCCTAGTGGGAGCCACCACCCTCTTCTTTGCCTTCAC GTGCCCAGGGCTCAGTCTGTACGTCTCCCCAGTCATTCCTGTCTACAATGCCGTTGTCTTCCTCTTCGTGCTGGCCAACTTCAGTATGGCCACCTTCATGGACCCAGGCATATTCCCGCGAG CTGAGGAGGACGAGGACAAGGAGGACGACTTCCGAGCTCCGCTTTACAAGACAGTGGAGATCAAGGGCATTCAGGTGCGCATGAAATGGTGTGCGACCTGCCGCTTCTACCGGCCGCCACGCTGCTCCCACTGCAGCGTCTGCGACAACTGTGTGGAG GAGTTTGACCATCACTGCCCCTGGGTCAACAACTGCATTGGGCGGCGCAACTACCGttacttcttcctcttcttgctGTCGCTCACCACGCACATCATGGGAGTGTTTGGCTTCGGCCTTCTGTACGTCCTCTACCAGGTGGAGGAGCTCTCCGGCGTCCGCATGGCGGTCAC CATGGTGGTGATGTGTGTGGCCGGCTTATTCTTCATTCCCGTCGCTGGCCTTACGGGGTTCCATGTGGTGCTTGTGGCAAGGGGCCGTACTACCAACGAACAG GTGACGGGCAAGTTCCGTGGTGGCGTCAACCCTTTCACCAATGGTTGCTGTAAAAACGTCAGCCGGGTCCTCTGCAGCTCCCCGGCCCCCAG GTACCTCGGGCGCCCGAAGGCTGAGCAGACGGTGCTGGTGAGACCCCCCTTCTTGCGGCCCGAGGTGTCAGATGGTCAGATCACTGTCAAGATCATGGACAACGGTATCCAGACAGAGCTGAAGAGGACGAAGGTGAGGAAGGTGGGGATTAGCGCTCCCTGCGTTGGGGCCCTCCATGGAGCCCAGGGGTGCAAGCCTGCATCT TCCAAAGGAAGCCTGGAGGTGACGGAGAGCCAGTCTGCTGACGCCGAACCGCCACCCCCACCTAAGCCAGACCTCAGCCGCTACACGGGCCTGAGGACACACTTAACCCTGGCCACCAACGAGG ACAGCAGCTTGCTAGGCAAGGACAGCCCCCCGACTCCCACCATGTACAAGTACCGGCCCggctacagcagcagcagcagctcagcggCCTTGCCCCACTCCACCAGCGCCAAG CTGAGCCGAGTGAACAGCCTGAAGGAGCCCAACTCCATCTGCGAGAGCAGCCGCAAGCCCAGCTACCGCTCGGAGCCAAGCCTGGAGCCCGAGAGCTTCCGCTCGCCCACCTTCGGCAAGAGCTTTCACTTTGACCCGCTCTCCAGCGGCTCCCGCTCCTCCAGCCTCAAGTCGGCCCAGGGCACAGGCTTTGAGATGGGCCACCTCCAGTCCATCCGCTCGGAGGGCACCACCTCCACCTCCTACAAGAGCCTGGTGAACCAGACGCGCAATGGCAGCCTGTCGTACGACAGCCTGCTCACGCCCTCCGACAGCCCTGACTTCGAGTCGGTGCAGGCGGGCCCGGAGCCCGACCCGCCGGTGGGTTACACCTCACCCTTCCTCTCGGCCCGCATCGCCCAGCAGAGAGAGACCGACCTGCATGGCCGCTTTGCCGGCGCCGTCTCCCCCAAACACGTGCCGCCCCGTGAGCCCTCGCCCGTGCGCTATGACAATCTCTCCCGCCACATCGTGGCCTCCATTCCGGAGcgggagaagctgctgcagcagccgacggccctgggcagggaggaggacgCGGGGCTGGTGGACTCAGGCATCCAGTCGACGCCGGGTTCCAGCAACGCCCCCCGCACCAGCTCTTCCTCGGACGATTCGAAGCGCTCACCCCTGGGCAAGAACCCGCTcacccgcccggccccgccacgCTTCGGCAAGCCTGAGCCCCCCCAGGCGCTCCGGGTGCGCTCCCTGGGCTCACCCGACCAGCCTGCCACCCCCCACCTGGGCAAATCCGTGTCTTACAGCAGCCAAAAACCAGCGTCTCAGGCCAGCGTCCCCGAGATGGAGGAGGTGGCCTTGCAGCCCTTACTGGCACCAAA ggaCGAGGTGCAGATGAGAACAGCCTACAGCAAGTCCAATGGGCAGGCCAAGAGCCTGGGCTCAGCCCCCCCGGGCCCGGGGCAGGTGCCCCTCAGCAGCCCCACCCGTGGAGGAGTCAAGAAGGTCTCTGGCGTGGGGGGGACCACCTATGAGATCTCGGTATGA
- the MED19 gene encoding mediator of RNA polymerase II transcription subunit 19 — translation MENFSALFGGAEPPPAAAAALGFGPAKAPGAGAAPPPAAAAAPPPGEDAARKAAAGPFYLLRELPGTTELTGSTNLITHYNLEHAYNKFCGKKVKEKLSNFLPDLPGMIDLPGSHDNSSLRSLIEKPPICGSSFTPLTGTMLTGFRLHAGPLPEQCRLMHIQPPKKKNKHKHKQSRTQDPVPPETPSDSDHKKKKKKKEEDPERKRKKKEKKKKKNRHSPEHPGVGSSQASSSSSLR, via the exons ATGGAGAACTTCTCGGCGCTGTTCGGCGGGGCcgagccgccgcccgccgccgccgccgccctgggCTTCGGGCCCGCCAAGGCGCCGGgcgccggggccgcgccgccccccgccgccgccgccgcgccgccgccgggcgaGGACGCGGCCCGCAAGGCCGCCGCCGGGCCCTTCTACCTACTGCGGGAGCTGCCAG GCACCACGGAGCTGACGGGCAGCACCAACCTGATCACGCACTACAACCTGGAGCATGCCTACAACAAGTTCTGCGGCAAGAAGGTGAAGGAGAAGCTCAGCAACTTCCTCCCCGACCTGCCCGGCATGATCGACCTGCCCGGCTCCCACGACAACAGCAGCCTGCGCTCCCTCATCGAGAAGCCCCCCATCTGTGGCAGCTCCTTCACCCCCCTCACCGGCACCATGCTGACGGGCTTCCGCCTCCATGCTGGCCCG ctgcccgAGCAGTGCCGGCTGATGCACATACAGCCGCCCAAGAAGAAGAACAAGCACAAGCACAAGCAGAGCCGCACCCAGGATCCTGTCCCCCCAG AAACCCCCTCGGACTCCGaccacaagaagaaaaagaagaaaaaagaggaggatCCAGAAcggaagaggaaaaagaaagagaagaagaaaaagaag AACCGGCACAGCCCGGAGCACCCGGGGGTGGGCAGCTcccaggccagcagcagcagcagcttgcgGTGA
- the TMX2 gene encoding thioredoxin-related transmembrane protein 2 isoform X1: MAVVAPLLALLYSVPGLCRWLARPYYPLSALLATAFLLVRKVPPLCQGLPSQREDGNPCDFDWREVEILMFLSAIVMMKNRRSITVEQHIGNIFMFSKVANAILFFRLDIRMGLLYLTLCIVFLMTCKPPLYMGPEYIKYFSDKTIDEELDRDKRVTWIVEFFANWSSECQSFAPIFADLSLKYNCSGLHFGKVDVGRYTDVSTRSGVRGPRQQGLGWGRVPGSPPALLQLPGVTRGLSPSHHRYKVSTSPLTKQLPTLILFQGGTETMRRPQIDKKGRAVSWTFSEENVIREFNLNELYQKAKKQSKPREEGPEEPPGVQAAAGHPDGETKKEK; the protein is encoded by the exons ATGGCGGTGGTGGCGCCGCTGCTGGCGCTGCTGTACTCGGTGCCGGGGCTGTGCCGCTGGCTGGCGCGGCCCTACTACCCGCTCTCCGCCCTGCTGGCTACCGCCTTCCTGCTCGTCCGCAAGGTCCCGCCGCTCTGCCAAGGGCTGCCCTCCCAGCGGGAGGACGGCAACCCCTGCGACTTCGACTGG CGGGAGGTGGAGATCCTCATGTTCCTCAGCGCCATCGTGATGATGAAGAACCGACGCTCCA tcACCGTGGAGCAGCACATCGGGAACATCTTCATGTTCAGCAAAGTGGCGAATGCCATCCTGTTCTTCCGCCTTGACATCCGCATGGGCCTGCTCTACCTCACGCTCTGCATAG TGTTCCTGATGACCTGCAAGCCCCCCCTCTACATGGGCCCCGAGTATATCAAGTATTTCAGTGACAAGACCATAGAT gaggagctggaccGGGACAAGCGGGTGACCTGGATTGTCGAGTTCTTCGCCAACTGGTCCAGCGAGTGCCAGTCCTTCGCGCCCATCTTCGCTGACCTCTCTCTCAA GTACAACTGCTCGGGGCTGCACTTTGGGAAGGTGGACGTCGGCCGGTACACGGACGTCAGCACCAGGTCTGGGGTGAGAGGACCCAGGCAGCAGGgcctgggctggggcagagtCCCTGGgagccccccagccctcctccagctgcctgggGTCACCCGCGgcctctccccttcccaccacAGGTACAAGGTCAGCACCTCGCCCCTTACCAAGCAGCTGCCCACCCTCATCCTCTTCCAGGGCGGGACAGAGACCATGCGCCGGCCCCAGATCGACAAGAAGGGCCGGGCTGTGTCCTGGACCTTCTCTGAG GAAAATGTGATCCGGGAGTTCAACCTGAACGAGCTCTACCAGAAGGCCAAGAAGCAGTCGAAGCCGCGGGAGGAGGGGCCCGAGGAGCCCCCCGGAGTGCAGGCAGCCGCTGGACACCCTGACGGAGAGACCAAGAAGGAGAAGTAG
- the TMX2 gene encoding thioredoxin-related transmembrane protein 2 isoform X3, translated as MAVVAPLLALLYSVPGLCRWLARPYYPLSALLATAFLLVRKVPPLCQGLPSQREDGNPCDFDWREVEILMFLSAIVMMKNRRSITVEQHIGNIFMFSKVANAILFFRLDIRMGLLYLTLCIVFLMTCKPPLYMGPEYIKYFSDKTIDEELDRDKRVTWIVEFFANWSSECQSFAPIFADLSLKYNCSGLHFGKVDVGRYTDVQGQHLAPYQAAAHPHPLPGRDRDHAPAPDRQEGPGCVLDLL; from the exons ATGGCGGTGGTGGCGCCGCTGCTGGCGCTGCTGTACTCGGTGCCGGGGCTGTGCCGCTGGCTGGCGCGGCCCTACTACCCGCTCTCCGCCCTGCTGGCTACCGCCTTCCTGCTCGTCCGCAAGGTCCCGCCGCTCTGCCAAGGGCTGCCCTCCCAGCGGGAGGACGGCAACCCCTGCGACTTCGACTGG CGGGAGGTGGAGATCCTCATGTTCCTCAGCGCCATCGTGATGATGAAGAACCGACGCTCCA tcACCGTGGAGCAGCACATCGGGAACATCTTCATGTTCAGCAAAGTGGCGAATGCCATCCTGTTCTTCCGCCTTGACATCCGCATGGGCCTGCTCTACCTCACGCTCTGCATAG TGTTCCTGATGACCTGCAAGCCCCCCCTCTACATGGGCCCCGAGTATATCAAGTATTTCAGTGACAAGACCATAGAT gaggagctggaccGGGACAAGCGGGTGACCTGGATTGTCGAGTTCTTCGCCAACTGGTCCAGCGAGTGCCAGTCCTTCGCGCCCATCTTCGCTGACCTCTCTCTCAA GTACAACTGCTCGGGGCTGCACTTTGGGAAGGTGGACGTCGGCCGGTACACGGAC GTACAAGGTCAGCACCTCGCCCCTTACCAAGCAGCTGCCCACCCTCATCCTCTTCCAGGGCGGGACAGAGACCATGCGCCGGCCCCAGATCGACAAGAAGGGCCGGGCTGTGTCCTGGACCTTCTCTGA
- the TMX2 gene encoding thioredoxin-related transmembrane protein 2 isoform X2, translated as MAVVAPLLALLYSVPGLCRWLARPYYPLSALLATAFLLVRKVPPLCQGLPSQREDGNPCDFDWREVEILMFLSAIVMMKNRRSITVEQHIGNIFMFSKVANAILFFRLDIRMGLLYLTLCIVFLMTCKPPLYMGPEYIKYFSDKTIDEELDRDKRVTWIVEFFANWSSECQSFAPIFADLSLKYNCSGLHFGKVDVGRYTDVSTRYKVSTSPLTKQLPTLILFQGGTETMRRPQIDKKGRAVSWTFSEENVIREFNLNELYQKAKKQSKPREEGPEEPPGVQAAAGHPDGETKKEK; from the exons ATGGCGGTGGTGGCGCCGCTGCTGGCGCTGCTGTACTCGGTGCCGGGGCTGTGCCGCTGGCTGGCGCGGCCCTACTACCCGCTCTCCGCCCTGCTGGCTACCGCCTTCCTGCTCGTCCGCAAGGTCCCGCCGCTCTGCCAAGGGCTGCCCTCCCAGCGGGAGGACGGCAACCCCTGCGACTTCGACTGG CGGGAGGTGGAGATCCTCATGTTCCTCAGCGCCATCGTGATGATGAAGAACCGACGCTCCA tcACCGTGGAGCAGCACATCGGGAACATCTTCATGTTCAGCAAAGTGGCGAATGCCATCCTGTTCTTCCGCCTTGACATCCGCATGGGCCTGCTCTACCTCACGCTCTGCATAG TGTTCCTGATGACCTGCAAGCCCCCCCTCTACATGGGCCCCGAGTATATCAAGTATTTCAGTGACAAGACCATAGAT gaggagctggaccGGGACAAGCGGGTGACCTGGATTGTCGAGTTCTTCGCCAACTGGTCCAGCGAGTGCCAGTCCTTCGCGCCCATCTTCGCTGACCTCTCTCTCAA GTACAACTGCTCGGGGCTGCACTTTGGGAAGGTGGACGTCGGCCGGTACACGGACGTCAGCACCAG GTACAAGGTCAGCACCTCGCCCCTTACCAAGCAGCTGCCCACCCTCATCCTCTTCCAGGGCGGGACAGAGACCATGCGCCGGCCCCAGATCGACAAGAAGGGCCGGGCTGTGTCCTGGACCTTCTCTGAG GAAAATGTGATCCGGGAGTTCAACCTGAACGAGCTCTACCAGAAGGCCAAGAAGCAGTCGAAGCCGCGGGAGGAGGGGCCCGAGGAGCCCCCCGGAGTGCAGGCAGCCGCTGGACACCCTGACGGAGAGACCAAGAAGGAGAAGTAG
- the SELENOH gene encoding selenoprotein H: MAPRRRKRGAQQPAAAEAPEEAGAPQKRARAQGEGSPGGTGLRVVIEHCKSURVFGREAAAVSAALRGAVAHVPVDINPRQPRRNSFEVSLVKEDGSTVELWSGIRKGPPRKLKFPQPEAVVEALKNSLA; this comes from the exons ATGGCTCCCCGCCGGAGGAAGCGCGGGGCCCAGCAACCGGCGGCGGCCGAGGCACCGGAGGAGGCGGGCGCCCCACAGAAGCGGGCCCGCGCCCAGGGCGAGGGCAGCCCGGGGGGGACCGGCCTCCGCGTCGTCATCGAGCACTG CAAGAGCTGACGGGTGTTCGGTCGCGAGGCGGCGGCGGTGAGCGCGGCCCTGCGGGGGGCCGTGGCCCACGTCCCCGTGGACATCAACCCCCGGCAGCCGCGCCGGAACAGCTTCGAGGTGTCCCTGGTGAAGGAGGACGGCAGCA CCGTGGAGCTGTGGAGTGGCATCAGGAAGGGGCCGCCCCGCAAGCTGAAGTTCCCCCAGCCAGAGGCCGTGGTGGAAGCCCTGAAGAACAGCTTGGCGTAG
- the BTBD18 gene encoding LOW QUALITY PROTEIN: BTB/POZ domain-containing protein 18 (The sequence of the model RefSeq protein was modified relative to this genomic sequence to represent the inferred CDS: deleted 1 base in 1 codon), with protein sequence MSSPSATPRLLYRSTRLLRTAFQHLHQQQQRADVFCDAVLQAEGEAVVAHCCVLSVCSPFFMERLGRELPPRGHRVVLELAGLKIGVLRKLVRFLYTAELEATWEEVQEVLAAARCLRVTELESLQLQGGRLVRPGPQRQLDRSCLRPPPARLPPGSGWQG encoded by the exons ATGAGCTCTCCGTCGGCCACCCCGAGGCTGCTCTACCGCAGCACCCGCCTGCTCCGCACGGCCTTCCAGCacctccaccagcagcagcagcgagcgGATGTCTTCTGTGATGCGGTCCTGCAGGCTGAAG GCGAGGCGGTGGTGGCCCACTGCTGCGTCCTCTCTGTCTGCAGCCCCTTCTTCATGGAGCGGCTGGGCCGGGAGCTG CCCCCCCGGGGTCACAGGGTGGTGCTGGAGCTGGCGGGGCTGAAGATTGGGGTGCTGCGCAAGCTGGTGCGCTTCCTCTACACCGCCGAGCTGGAGGCCACATGGGAGGAGGTGCAGgaggtgctggcagctgcccgCTGCCTCCGCGTCACGGAGCTTGAGTCGCTGCAGCTCCAGGGGGGACGCCTGGTGAGGCCAGGACCCCAGCGGCAGCTCGACCGCTCCTGCCTGCGCCCCCCCCCAGCGCGGCTCCCCCCTGGCAGCgggtggcagggctga